Proteins found in one Zea mays cultivar B73 chromosome 1, Zm-B73-REFERENCE-NAM-5.0, whole genome shotgun sequence genomic segment:
- the LOC100283795 gene encoding PYM protein isoform 2 (isoform 2 is encoded by transcript variant 2) → MATSSDGGGDQRRLLSIPKEGERIIAPTRRPDGTLRKAIRIRAGYVPQEEVAIYQSKGALMRKSGPDVPPGYDPALVADAKPKTKAAKRNERRKEKRQQASLANDKGKSMNIEGTDAGETDKVLSSKTDKQKDSVESVTKQMSGIAISESHAMPSTNTINNSQPESSAPDIDKKIRALKKKIRLAEAQVQGDPEKLKSETLEKIKKIDGWCMELKLLEDSRAPAA, encoded by the exons ATGGCCACCTCcagcgacggcggcggcgaccaGCGGCGCCTCCTCTCCATCCCCAAGGAAGGCGAGCGCATCATCGCGCCCACGCGCCGCCCCGACGGCACGCTCCGCAAGGCCATCCGCATCCGCGCCGGTTACGTGCCCCAGGAGGAGGTCGCCATCTACCAGTCCAAGGGCGCCCTA ATGAGGAAGTCAGGGCCCGACGTGCCGCCGGGGTACGACCCGGCGCTAGTGGCCGACGCCAAACCCAAGACGAAGGCGGCCAAACGGAACGAGCGACGGAAGGAGAAACGGCAGCAG GCCAGTTTGGCAAATGATAAAGGAAAGAGTATGAACATAGAGGGAACTGATGCTGGAGAAACCGACAAGGTCCTTTCTTCCAAAACGGATAAGCAGAAGGATTCGGTGGAAAGTGTAACAAAGCAGATGAGTGGCATTGCTATTTCTGAGTCACATGCAATGCCGTCCACAAATACTATAAACAATTCGCAACCAGAATCATCTGCTCCAGACATAGACAAGAAGATTCGAGCACTGAAAAAGAAG ATACGCTTAGCTGAAGCACAAGTACAAGGTGACCCTGAAAAATTGAAATCTGAAACGCTGGAAAAGATTAAAAAGATTGATGGATGGTGTATGGAACTGAAGCTTTTGGAGGACAGCAGAGCTCCTGCGGCCTAG
- the LOC100283795 gene encoding PYM protein isoform X1, with translation MATSSDGGGDQRRLLSIPKEGERIIAPTRRPDGTLRKAIRIRAGYVPQEEVAIYQSKGALMRKSGPDVPPGYDPALVADAKPKTKAAKRNERRKEKRQQQASLANDKGKSMNIEGTDAGETDKVLSSKTDKQKDSVESVTKQMSGIAISESHAMPSTNTINNSQPESSAPDIDKKIRALKKKVYSCSFLRLHIFYEKKMNIRLAEAQVQGDPEKLKSETLEKIKKIDGWCMELKLLEDSRAPAA, from the exons ATGGCCACCTCcagcgacggcggcggcgaccaGCGGCGCCTCCTCTCCATCCCCAAGGAAGGCGAGCGCATCATCGCGCCCACGCGCCGCCCCGACGGCACGCTCCGCAAGGCCATCCGCATCCGCGCCGGTTACGTGCCCCAGGAGGAGGTCGCCATCTACCAGTCCAAGGGCGCCCTA ATGAGGAAGTCAGGGCCCGACGTGCCGCCGGGGTACGACCCGGCGCTAGTGGCCGACGCCAAACCCAAGACGAAGGCGGCCAAACGGAACGAGCGACGGAAGGAGAAACGGCAGCAG CAGGCCAGTTTGGCAAATGATAAAGGAAAGAGTATGAACATAGAGGGAACTGATGCTGGAGAAACCGACAAGGTCCTTTCTTCCAAAACGGATAAGCAGAAGGATTCGGTGGAAAGTGTAACAAAGCAGATGAGTGGCATTGCTATTTCTGAGTCACATGCAATGCCGTCCACAAATACTATAAACAATTCGCAACCAGAATCATCTGCTCCAGACATAGACAAGAAGATTCGAGCACTGAAAAAGAAGGTTTACTCTTGCTCTTTCTTGCGTCTGCACATTTTCTATGAAAAAAAGATGAAT ATACGCTTAGCTGAAGCACAAGTACAAGGTGACCCTGAAAAATTGAAATCTGAAACGCTGGAAAAGATTAAAAAGATTGATGGATGGTGTATGGAACTGAAGCTTTTGGAGGACAGCAGAGCTCCTGCGGCCTAG
- the LOC100283795 gene encoding PYM protein isoform X2 — protein sequence MATSSDGGGDQRRLLSIPKEGERIIAPTRRPDGTLRKAIRIRAGYVPQEEVAIYQSKGALMRKSGPDVPPGYDPALVADAKPKTKAAKRNERRKEKRQQASLANDKGKSMNIEGTDAGETDKVLSSKTDKQKDSVESVTKQMSGIAISESHAMPSTNTINNSQPESSAPDIDKKIRALKKKVYSCSFLRLHIFYEKKMNIRLAEAQVQGDPEKLKSETLEKIKKIDGWCMELKLLEDSRAPAA from the exons ATGGCCACCTCcagcgacggcggcggcgaccaGCGGCGCCTCCTCTCCATCCCCAAGGAAGGCGAGCGCATCATCGCGCCCACGCGCCGCCCCGACGGCACGCTCCGCAAGGCCATCCGCATCCGCGCCGGTTACGTGCCCCAGGAGGAGGTCGCCATCTACCAGTCCAAGGGCGCCCTA ATGAGGAAGTCAGGGCCCGACGTGCCGCCGGGGTACGACCCGGCGCTAGTGGCCGACGCCAAACCCAAGACGAAGGCGGCCAAACGGAACGAGCGACGGAAGGAGAAACGGCAGCAG GCCAGTTTGGCAAATGATAAAGGAAAGAGTATGAACATAGAGGGAACTGATGCTGGAGAAACCGACAAGGTCCTTTCTTCCAAAACGGATAAGCAGAAGGATTCGGTGGAAAGTGTAACAAAGCAGATGAGTGGCATTGCTATTTCTGAGTCACATGCAATGCCGTCCACAAATACTATAAACAATTCGCAACCAGAATCATCTGCTCCAGACATAGACAAGAAGATTCGAGCACTGAAAAAGAAGGTTTACTCTTGCTCTTTCTTGCGTCTGCACATTTTCTATGAAAAAAAGATGAAT ATACGCTTAGCTGAAGCACAAGTACAAGGTGACCCTGAAAAATTGAAATCTGAAACGCTGGAAAAGATTAAAAAGATTGATGGATGGTGTATGGAACTGAAGCTTTTGGAGGACAGCAGAGCTCCTGCGGCCTAG
- the LOC100283795 gene encoding PYM protein isoform 1 (isoform 1 is encoded by transcript variant 1), which translates to MATSSDGGGDQRRLLSIPKEGERIIAPTRRPDGTLRKAIRIRAGYVPQEEVAIYQSKGALMRKSGPDVPPGYDPALVADAKPKTKAAKRNERRKEKRQQQASLANDKGKSMNIEGTDAGETDKVLSSKTDKQKDSVESVTKQMSGIAISESHAMPSTNTINNSQPESSAPDIDKKIRALKKKIRLAEAQVQGDPEKLKSETLEKIKKIDGWCMELKLLEDSRAPAA; encoded by the exons ATGGCCACCTCcagcgacggcggcggcgaccaGCGGCGCCTCCTCTCCATCCCCAAGGAAGGCGAGCGCATCATCGCGCCCACGCGCCGCCCCGACGGCACGCTCCGCAAGGCCATCCGCATCCGCGCCGGTTACGTGCCCCAGGAGGAGGTCGCCATCTACCAGTCCAAGGGCGCCCTA ATGAGGAAGTCAGGGCCCGACGTGCCGCCGGGGTACGACCCGGCGCTAGTGGCCGACGCCAAACCCAAGACGAAGGCGGCCAAACGGAACGAGCGACGGAAGGAGAAACGGCAGCAG CAGGCCAGTTTGGCAAATGATAAAGGAAAGAGTATGAACATAGAGGGAACTGATGCTGGAGAAACCGACAAGGTCCTTTCTTCCAAAACGGATAAGCAGAAGGATTCGGTGGAAAGTGTAACAAAGCAGATGAGTGGCATTGCTATTTCTGAGTCACATGCAATGCCGTCCACAAATACTATAAACAATTCGCAACCAGAATCATCTGCTCCAGACATAGACAAGAAGATTCGAGCACTGAAAAAGAAG ATACGCTTAGCTGAAGCACAAGTACAAGGTGACCCTGAAAAATTGAAATCTGAAACGCTGGAAAAGATTAAAAAGATTGATGGATGGTGTATGGAACTGAAGCTTTTGGAGGACAGCAGAGCTCCTGCGGCCTAG